In Litorimonas taeanensis, one DNA window encodes the following:
- a CDS encoding flavin monoamine oxidase family protein: protein MTIVLDRRKIIGGLSALALPACRASSKGFDAEIIILGAGLSGLHAARLLASEGKDVLVLEGSQRIGGRLKTETLENGDFTESGGEQIGASYARILDTAAQLNVTLIPESTVRRQTSYFYKNKLLSSDDWNFGETPIFPSPFETSTPSRPLFTLAAKSNPLESASDWTDPKFKSFDISADQFLREHGFGDEARRVINISLNGNQLSDYSMLNLYRSLQLYTQSQGMGPSLSVEGGAQRLPEAMASSLPRSVKLNQFATEITATNDGVEVKTKSGQRFRAAHCISTLPFPVMRTMRVNADLPHAQRNAVESLPYTPIYQIHFQAEDAFWDVDNLPADMWTDSPIERIFANRSPSGEPTGVFRAWINGTSASHWSGKDITLEQFSSILKTVRPASKGKVKILSIQNWTKSNPLAGGAYMHWAPNQISTLATPMREPAGRLHFAGEHLSHLHTGMEGAMESGENAAYALLDI, encoded by the coding sequence ATGACAATAGTATTGGACAGACGAAAAATAATTGGGGGCTTATCTGCGCTCGCCCTTCCCGCATGTCGTGCCTCATCAAAAGGTTTTGATGCTGAAATTATAATTCTAGGTGCTGGCTTATCAGGACTACACGCCGCACGTTTACTGGCGTCAGAAGGCAAAGATGTCTTGGTTCTGGAGGGATCTCAGCGCATTGGTGGTCGATTAAAGACAGAAACCCTTGAAAATGGTGATTTCACGGAAAGCGGCGGAGAACAAATCGGGGCAAGTTACGCCCGCATATTGGATACAGCCGCGCAGTTAAATGTCACACTTATTCCCGAAAGCACCGTTCGGCGCCAAACAAGTTATTTCTATAAAAACAAACTTCTCAGTTCTGATGACTGGAATTTTGGCGAAACGCCCATTTTTCCATCGCCCTTTGAAACAAGCACACCCTCTCGGCCCTTGTTTACTCTCGCCGCGAAATCAAACCCTTTAGAATCAGCCAGTGATTGGACTGACCCAAAATTCAAAAGTTTTGACATCAGTGCAGATCAATTTTTACGTGAGCATGGCTTTGGCGATGAAGCCCGCAGAGTTATCAATATCAGTCTAAACGGAAATCAATTAAGCGATTACTCTATGTTGAACCTGTATCGTTCCTTGCAGCTCTACACACAATCTCAAGGAATGGGGCCGAGCCTATCTGTAGAAGGCGGCGCACAACGCTTGCCTGAAGCCATGGCAAGTTCATTACCGCGCTCAGTAAAACTAAATCAATTTGCCACGGAAATCACAGCAACAAATGACGGTGTAGAGGTTAAAACTAAATCAGGGCAAAGGTTTCGCGCAGCCCATTGTATATCCACCCTTCCATTTCCCGTAATGCGAACGATGCGTGTAAATGCTGATTTACCACATGCACAACGTAATGCAGTGGAAAGCCTGCCATACACCCCTATATATCAAATTCATTTTCAAGCTGAAGACGCCTTTTGGGATGTTGATAATCTTCCTGCTGACATGTGGACTGACAGCCCCATTGAGCGCATATTTGCCAATCGCTCCCCTTCGGGTGAGCCGACCGGGGTTTTCAGAGCTTGGATTAACGGCACCTCTGCGAGTCATTGGTCTGGTAAGGACATCACACTCGAGCAGTTTTCTTCTATATTAAAAACCGTTCGCCCAGCTTCAAAAGGCAAAGTCAAAATACTTTCCATCCAGAATTGGACGAAATCGAACCCATTGGCTGGCGGAGCCTATATGCATTGGGCGCCAAATCAAATTTCAACTCTTGCAACCCCCATGCGTGAACCCGCTGGGCGCCTTCATTTTGCTGGGGAACACCTCAGTCACCTTCATACGGGCATGGAAGGCGCTATGGAATCTGGAGAAAATGCGGCTTATGCACTTTTAGACATTTGA
- a CDS encoding Crp/Fnr family transcriptional regulator: MTTKLGHLAEMADGHRSPEVEFLLTQGHERHFKIGEHLITEGETTDYFYDILDGTVALARNGRDGRRQILSFMSARQFLGAASTPNYPNLATALTQVTAISYPRSALEKALATTPGFASEFRVVLTRILESAHDHVYTIGQRSAVERVASFLLYLRANQARFSPDGPREKSNHVELPMTRLDIADFLGLTIETVSRAFSSLKKSEVISFKDSHSCDILNIDRVRNLGGRDDFTDNRGSSYD; this comes from the coding sequence ATGACAACGAAATTGGGACACCTCGCCGAAATGGCCGATGGACACCGTAGCCCTGAAGTAGAGTTTTTGCTCACTCAGGGCCACGAAAGACATTTTAAAATCGGCGAACATTTGATTACCGAAGGTGAAACAACGGACTATTTTTACGATATTTTGGATGGGACTGTCGCATTGGCTCGAAATGGACGCGATGGACGCAGGCAAATACTCTCTTTTATGAGCGCTCGTCAGTTTCTTGGTGCGGCCTCAACTCCAAATTACCCAAATCTGGCTACAGCCCTCACCCAAGTGACGGCCATCTCATATCCGCGTTCAGCTTTAGAGAAAGCCCTCGCAACGACACCCGGTTTTGCTTCAGAATTCAGAGTCGTACTTACGCGTATTTTGGAAAGCGCTCATGACCATGTTTATACGATTGGGCAACGCTCTGCCGTAGAACGGGTCGCTTCATTTTTATTATATTTAAGAGCTAACCAAGCGCGATTTTCTCCTGATGGACCTCGAGAGAAAAGCAATCATGTTGAACTGCCGATGACACGCCTAGATATAGCAGATTTTCTAGGGCTAACCATTGAAACCGTAAGCCGAGCTTTCTCCTCTCTGAAAAAATCTGAGGTTATCAGTTTCAAAGACTCCCATTCATGCGACATTCTTAACATTGACCGCGTACGAAACCTTGGTGGGCGCGATGATTTTACGGATAATCGAGGAAGTTCCTACGATTAA
- a CDS encoding DUF3598 domain-containing protein, with translation MNEPKTVNELKALHPVLARHEGVWDGMYRYYDAEGNKVDEHKSRLLCRFPESGDYLYHQTNYYTWDDGRTEVRDFPADVKDGRLSWDNDFIQGWAADMKLDTHNRTTVLNWTRTGEPDLYLYEMIQISDCGTKRARTWHWFKNDALISRTLVDERKISDDWASYETK, from the coding sequence ATGAACGAACCAAAAACTGTTAATGAATTAAAAGCACTTCATCCCGTCTTAGCACGCCACGAAGGTGTGTGGGATGGCATGTATCGCTATTATGATGCTGAAGGCAATAAAGTGGACGAGCATAAGTCTCGATTACTTTGCCGATTCCCAGAAAGCGGAGATTATCTCTACCATCAAACAAATTACTACACTTGGGATGACGGCCGCACAGAAGTCCGCGACTTCCCTGCTGATGTCAAAGATGGCCGCCTTTCTTGGGATAATGATTTCATTCAGGGCTGGGCCGCCGATATGAAATTGGACACACATAACCGTACAACTGTCCTGAATTGGACACGGACGGGCGAACCCGATCTCTATTTATATGAAATGATCCAAATCTCTGATTGCGGCACAAAGCGAGCGCGGACATGGCATTGGTTTAAAAATGACGCTTTAATCTCTCGCACCCTCGTGGATGAACGAAAGATCAGTGATGACTGGGCCAGTTACGAAACGAAATAA
- a CDS encoding DUF1838 family protein: MKKLLLGVAAGLLAASCAASESSASQSDEAVKSSSANVERLDLNTPEGAMLAMRKVQCSLVDGEAVTYYWFGRAYSRRMGERDKNIFNVEGMNVRACSTVNDPERGLGYKLVTREILLYKDAKTGEVLKTWENPWTGEEVEVMHVANDPVNSSGYVTGRDGKPATFGGDVMDDRFQMSFTVPLFYPSPLASEYEKEIGGTYHATEMFNFFGFTDDLTDMSKNTANVSVGWARMSDWLPWMNMQGREGTIYMHTAGRKLESWDDMSETMKSEIRTHYPEYVAPPPLDDPRKNMTSWEYYKQVRDGEIKLPKR; this comes from the coding sequence ATGAAAAAATTATTATTGGGAGTGGCCGCTGGTTTATTAGCTGCCAGTTGCGCCGCGTCTGAGAGTTCAGCGTCACAAAGTGACGAGGCTGTTAAATCATCCTCGGCAAATGTCGAACGCTTGGACTTGAATACGCCTGAAGGCGCGATGTTAGCTATGCGTAAGGTTCAATGTTCTTTGGTCGATGGTGAAGCCGTGACTTATTACTGGTTTGGCCGTGCTTATTCTCGCCGCATGGGGGAGAGAGATAAAAACATTTTCAATGTTGAGGGCATGAATGTTCGGGCCTGTTCTACTGTTAATGACCCAGAAAGAGGGCTTGGCTACAAACTCGTGACTCGCGAAATTTTGCTTTATAAAGATGCAAAGACTGGTGAAGTTCTAAAGACTTGGGAAAACCCTTGGACAGGCGAAGAAGTCGAAGTGATGCATGTCGCCAATGATCCCGTAAACTCGTCTGGCTATGTCACTGGCCGTGATGGGAAGCCGGCAACATTTGGCGGTGATGTGATGGATGATCGTTTTCAAATGAGCTTTACTGTTCCGCTCTTTTACCCGAGCCCTCTGGCGAGCGAGTATGAAAAAGAAATTGGCGGCACCTATCACGCAACAGAAATGTTTAACTTCTTTGGTTTCACGGATGATTTGACAGATATGAGCAAAAATACCGCCAACGTATCTGTTGGATGGGCGCGAATGTCTGATTGGCTACCTTGGATGAATATGCAGGGACGTGAAGGCACGATTTATATGCACACGGCAGGCCGGAAATTGGAAAGCTGGGACGACATGTCTGAAACGATGAAGTCAGAGATTAGAACCCATTATCCCGAATATGTGGCGCCGCCGCCTTTGGATGATCCGCGTAAAAATATGACAAGTTGGGAATATTATAAACAAGTTCGTGACGGTGAAATAAAATTACCAAAGCGCTAA